Genomic DNA from Streptomyces venezuelae:
ACGGATCTACACAAGCAGGCGGCCGAGCATCTCCCGCGCGTACTCCTCGTCGTACTCGCCGCCCGTGAGGAGCACTTGCAGGCTGATCCCGTCCATCAGGGCGACGAGGGCGCGCGCGGTGACCGGGTCGGTACGGCGCTCGATGACGTCGGTGAGCCCCGCGCACCATTCGGCGGCCACGGGCCGGAGCGCGGGCCTGCGCACGGCGGCGAGATAAAGCTCGTACTCCAGCTCGACCCCGGCCCGCTCCCCCGCGAACCACTCACCGAGCACCCGGGCGAGGCCACAGGCCAGTTCGGCGCGGTCGGCCGCCGGGTCCTCGCACACACCACTGGCGGCCACCACCTTCGCGAACCCCTCGTTGCACTGCCGCAGCGCGGCGGTGAGCAGCTCGTCGAGCGTCTTGAAGTGGTACGTGGTCGAGCCGAGCGGCACGTCCGCCTCGGCGGCGACGGAGCGGTGACTGAGCCCGCCGATGCCCTTCTCCCCGACGACGCGGATCGCCGCGTCGATGATCCGCTGGCGGCGCTCGGGATCGTACCGGCGCCCCATCAGTGGGCCCCGCCCAGATTGAGCACGACGACGCCCGCGATGACGAGCGCGATGCCCGCGATCTTGACCATGTTGGCCGACTCCCCCAGGAAGAGCATGCCGATGGCGGCCACGGCGGCGGTGCCGATGCCCGCCCAGATCGCGTACGCGGTGCCCACGGACAGGGTCTTCAGGGTCTGCGCGAGCAGCGTGAAGGCGAGCAGATACCCCGCGACCGTGATGAGCGAGGGGACCAGCCTGCTGAACCCCTCGCTGTACTTCATGGCCGTCGTCCCGGCCACCTCCGCCGCGATGGCCGCGGCCAGCAGTGCGTATCCCATGTGTACGAGTGTACATATCGATGCGTACGGGCGTACACAAGAACGTGCCCGTCCACGCGTCGGCGGGCGTGTGGCGGGCGGGCACGACGAAGCCCCCCGGAGAATCCTCCGGGGGGCTTCGTGTGCGGCGGTGCCGCTCAGACGTTGAACCCGAGCGCCCGAAGCTGCTCGCGCCCGTCGTCCGTGATCTTGTCGGGGCCCCACGGCGGCATCCAGACCCAGTTGATCCGGAGCTCGTTGACGATGCCCTCCGTCGCCGACTTCGCCTGGTCCTCGATGACGTCGGTCAGCGGGCAGGCCGCGGACGTGAGCGTCATGTCGATCGTGGCGATGTTGGCGTCGTCGATGTGCACGCCGTAGATCAGGCCGAGGTTGACGACGTCGATGCCCAGTTCGGGGTCGACGACGTCGTACAGCGCCTCGCGGACCTCTTCCTCGGAAGCGGGCTTCGTGGTCAGGGTCTCGTTCTCGCTCATGCGGTCTTCCTCTCAGCGACGTCGGCGGCATCGGTGCCCAGCGCCTGGGCCGTCGCGTCCTTCCACGCCATCCAGCTCAGCAGAGCACACTTCACACGCGCCGGGTACTTGGAGACCCCGGCGAACGCGACCGCGTCCTCCAGGACCTCCTCCATCGCGTCGTCCGGCTCCAGCTTGCCCTTGGACTGCATCAGCTCCAGGAAGACCTCCTGGATCCGCTGCGCCTGGGCGAGCTCCTTGCCGACCAGGAGGTCGTTCAGGACGGACGCGCTGGCCTGGCTGATGGAGCAGCCCTGGCCCTCGTACGACACGTCGGCGATCGTCGACCCGTCGTACTTGACGCGCAGCGTGATCTCGTCGCCGCACGTCGGGTTGACGTGGTGCACCTCGGCGTCGCCATCGCGCAGACCACGCCCGTGCGGGTGCTTGTAGTGGTCCAGGATGACTTCCTGGTACATCGAATCCAGCTTCACGTTCCCAGCCAGCCCCTCAGCCGAAGAAGTTCCGTACGTGCTCCAGGCCGTCGACGAGAGCGTCGATCTCACCGGGCGTGGAGTACAGATAGAACGACGCTCGCGTGGTCGCAGGAATTCCGTACCGCAGGCAGACCGGACGCGCGCAGTGGTGACCCACGCGCACCGCGATGCCCTGCTCGTCGAGGACCTGGCCCACGTCGTGCGGGTGGATGTCGCCGAGCGTGAAGGAGATCGCGGCGCCGCGCTCCTCGGCCGTCGTCGGGCCGATGATGCGCAGGTCGGGAACCTCCAGGAGGCGCTTGACCGCGTACTCGGTGATCGCCTGCTCGTGCGCGGCGATCTTGTCCATGCCGATGGCAGAGAGGTAGTCCACGGCCGCGCCCAGGCCGACGGCCTGGGAGACCGGCGGCGTGCCGGCCTCGAACTTGTGCGGCGCGGGCGCGTACGTCGACGAGTTCATCGACACGGTCTCGATCATCTCGCCGCCGCCGAGGAACGGGGGCAGGTCCTCCAGGAGTTCCTGCCGGCCCCACAGCACGCCGATGCCCGTCGGGCCGCACATCTTGTGACCGGTGAAGGCCACGAAGTCGGCCTGCAGCGCCTGCACGTCCAGCGGCATGTGCGGGGCGGCCTGCGAGGCGTCGATGAGGACGAGCGCGCCGACCTCCTGGGCGCGGCGCACGATGGCCTCGACCGGGTTGTGCGTGCCCAGGATGTTGCTGACCAGGACGAAGGAGACGATCTTCGTCTTCTCGGTGATGACCTCTTCGATATTGGAGAGGTCGAGACGGCCGTCGTCGGTGAGGCCGAACCACTTCAGCTTCGCGCCGGTGCGCTGCGAGAGCAGCTGCCACGGAACGATGTTGGAGTGGTGCTCCATCTCCGTGATGACGATCTCGGTCTCGTGGTCCACGCGGTAGGGCTCGTCGGCCCAGCCCAGCATGTTGGCCACGAGGTTGAGCGACTCCGAGGCGTTCTTGGTGAAGATCACCTCGTCGCGGCTGGGCGCGTTGATGAACTCCGCGACCTTGTCACGGGCGCCCTCGTACAGCGCCGTGGCCTCCTCGGCGAGGACGTGCACGCCGCGGTGAACGTTGGCGTTGTGCTGCTCGTAGTACTCGTTCAGTACGTCGAGGACCTGCCGCGGGGTCTGCGAGGTCGCCGCGTTGTCCAGGTACACGAGCTTCTTGCCGTCGTGGATCGTGCGATCCAGGATCGGGAAGTCCTTGCGGATCGCCTCGGTGTCGAGGAGGCCCGGCAGCTGTGTCACGAAGATGCGCCACCCTTCGTGTAGGCCTCGTAGCCCTCGGCCTCGAGCTTGTCGGCGAGCTCGGCGCCGCCGGACTCGGCGATGCGGCCGTTCGCGAAGACGTGCACGAAGTCGGGCTTGATGTAGCGCAGGATGCGCGTGTAGTGCGTGATCAGCAGGGTGCCGACCTCGCCCGTCTCGCGGACGCGGTTGACGCCGTCCGAGACCTGGCGGAGCGCGTCGACGTCCAGACCGGAGTCCGTCTCGTCGAGGATCGCGATCTTCGGCTTGAGGAGCTCCATCTGGAGGATCTCGTGGCGCTTCTTCTCACCGCCGGAGAAGCCCTCGTTGACGTTGCGCTCGGCGAAGGCCGGGTCCATCTGGAGCTGCTCCATCGCGGACTTGACCTCCTTCACCCAGGTGCGCAGCTTGGGGGCCTCGCCGCGGATCGCCGTCGCCGACGTGCGCAGGAAGTTGGAGACCGAGACGCCGGGGACCTCGACCGGGTACTGCATGGCGAGGAACATGCCGGCGCGGGCGCGCTCGTCGACGGACATCTCGAGGACGTCCTCGCCGTCGAGGGTCACGCTGCCCTGGGTGATCGTGTACTTGGGGTGACCCGCGACCGAGTAGGCGAGCGTCGACTTGCCGGAGCCGTTCGGGCCCATGATGGCGTGGGTCTCGCCCTGCTTCACGGTCAGGTCGACGCCCTTGAGGATCTCCTTCGTGGCGTTGTCGGCCTCGACGGTGACGTGCAGGTCCTTGATTTCAAGCGTTGCCATGGGTGCCTCAGGACTCCTGGGTGAGGGAGACGAGCACGTCGTCCCCTTCGATCTTTACGGGGTATACGGGGACGGGGCGCGTCGCGGGAAGGCCGGACGGCTTGCCGGTGCGGAGGTCGAAGCTGGAGCCGTGCAGCCAGCACTCGATCTGACAGTCCTCCACCTCGCCCTCGGAGAGGGAGACGTTCGCGTGCGAGCAGATGTCGTGGATCGCGTACACCTCGCCCTCGGTGTGGACGACCGAGACCGGCGTGCCGTCGAGTTCCACCCGCTTCGGGGTGTCCTCCTCCAGCTCGCTCAGTCCGCACGCCCGAACGAATCGGGCCTGGTCGAGGCTCATGCGACGGTCGCCTCCAGCTCCTCTTCGATCTTCGCGATGAGGCGCTCCTCGACGTCGGGCAGGCCGATCTGCTGGACCAGCTCGGCGAAGAAGCCGCGGACGACGAGGCGGCGTGCCTCCTCCTCCGGGATGCCGCGCGACTGCAGGTAGAAGAGCTGCTCGTCGTCGAAGCGGCCGGTCGCCGAGGCGTGGCCCGCGCCGACGATCTCGCCGGTCTCGATCTCGAGGTTCGGCACCGAGTCGACCCGGGCGCCGTCGGTCAGAACCAGGTTGCGGTTCATCTCGTACGTGTCGGTGCCCTCGGCGGCGGCCTCGATGAGGACGTCGCCGATCCACACGGCGTGCGCGTCGTCGCCCTGGAGCGCGCCCTTGTAGACGACGTTCGACTTGCAGTGCGGGGTGTTGTGGTCGACCAGGAGGCGGTGCTCCTGGTGCTGGCCCGCGTCGGTGACGTACAGGCCGAAGAGCTCGGCCTCGCCGCCGGTGCCCGCGTAGTTCACGCGCGGGTGCAGGCGGACCAGGTCGCCGCCGAAGGTGACGACGACGGACTTGAAGGACGCGTCACGGCCGACCAGCGCGTTGTGCTGGGCGACGTGCACCGCGGTGTCGTCCCAGTCCTGGACGGAGACGACGGTGAGCTTGGCACCGTCGCCGACGACGAAGTCGACGTTGGCGGCGAGCACGGCGTCACCGGTGTGGTCGATGACGACGAGCGCCTCCGCGAACGCGCCGAGCTCGATCACCTGGTGCGCGAAGGCGGTGCCGCCCTCGCCGTGCACGGCGATGCGGATGGGCTCGGTGAGCACCGTGTCCTTGGGGACGGTGACGACCGAGGCCTTCTCGAAGGACGAGTAGGCCTGGGCGGCGACGCGGTCGACGGGCTTGCCCGCCTTGCCGACGCGGGCGTCGTCGCGGCCGACGGTCTCCTGGGTGACGCCCTCGGGGGCGCTCACCTCGACGCGGATGCCGCCGTCCGCCACCGCGGTGCCGTCGTGCAGCCCGCGCAGGCGCTCCAGCGGCGTGAACCGCCACTCCTCCTCGCGGCCGTGCGGGACGGGGAAGTCCGCCACGTCGAAGGACGGGGGCGCGCTCATGCGGGTGGCGACGGTGGACTCGGCGGCCACCGCGATCGATCCGGCGGTGGTGGAGCCCACCGGGATGTTCTGAGCCTCAGCCATGGCTGTCGTCGTGCTCTCTCTCTGCGTAAGAAGTCAGTCGCTGCGGGGACGGTGTCCGGTCTTAGCCGACCGAACCCTCCATCTGCAGCTCGATCAGCCGGTTGAGCTCCAGGGCGTACTCCATGGGCAGTTCCTTGGCGATCGGCTCGACGAAGCCGCGCACGATCATCGCCATGGCCTCGAACTCCGTCATGCCGCGGCTCATCAGGTAGAAGAGCTGGTCGTCGGAGACCTTGGAGACGGTGGCCTCGTGCCCCATGGAGACGTCGTCCTCGCGGACGTCGACGTAGGGGTAGGTGTCCGAGCGCGAGATCGTGTCGACGAGCAGTGCGTCGCAGAGCACGTTCGACTTCGATCCGGCGGCGCCCTCACCGATCTCGACGAGGCCGCGGTACGACGTACGACCGCCGCCGCGCGCCACGGACTTGGAGACGATGTTGGACGAGGTGTTCGGCGCCATGTGGACCATCTTGGAGCCGGCGTCCTGGTGCTGGCCCTCGCCCGCGAAGGCGATGGACAGCGTCTCGCCCTTGGCGTGCTCGCCCATGAGGTAGACGGCGGGGTACTTCATCGTCACCTTGGAGCCGATGTTGCCGTCGATCCACTCCATGGTCGCGCCCTCGTACGCCACGGCGCGCTTGGTGACCAGGTTGTAGACGTTGTTCGACCAGTTCTGGATCGTCGTGTAGCGGCAGCGGCCGCCCTTCTTCACGATGATCTCGACGACGGCGGAGTGCAGCGAGTCCGACTTGTAGATCGGCGCCGTGCAGCCCTCGACGTAGTGGACGTAGGCGTCCTCGTCCACGATGATCAGGGTCCGCTCGAACTGGCCCATGTTCTCCGTGTTGATGCGGAAGTAGGCCTGGAGCGGGATCTCGACGTGCACGCCCTTGGGGACGTAGATGAACGAGCCGCCGGACCAGACGGCGCTGTTCAGCGAGGCGAACTTGTTGTCACCGACGGGGATGACGGTGCCGAAGTACTCCTTGAAGAGCTCCGGGTGCTCCTTCAGCGCCGTGTCGGTGTCCAGGAAGATGACGCCCTGCTCCTCCAGGTCCTCGCGGATCTGGTGGTAGACGACCTCGGACTCGTACTGGGCCGCGACACCGGCGACGAGGCGCTGCTTCTCCGCCTCGGGGATGCCGAGCTTGTCGTACGTGTTCTTGATGTCCTCGGGCAGGTCCTCCCAGGACTCCGCCTGCTTCTCCGTGGACCGCACGAAGTACTTGATGTTGTCGAAGTCGATGCCCGAGAGGTCCGAGCCCCAGTTGGGCATGGGCTTCTTGTCGAAGAGGCGCAGGCCCTTGAGACGGAGCTTGGTCATCCACTCCGGCTCGTTCTTCTTCGCCGAGATGTCGCGGACGACGTCCTCGTTGATGCCGCGCTTGGCAGAGGCACCGGCGACGTCGGAGTCGGCCCAGCCGTATTCGTAGTTGCCCAGGCCCTCGAGTTCGGGGTGGGCAGTCTCCGTGGGGAGCGTCATGCGGGGTTCCTCCCGGCCGTGCTTGCTGATGCTGGTGTGGTGGCTTGCCTGGTGGTGATGGTGCCGCTGCCGCCGCTGCGCGGAATGAACGTCGTGCAGACGCCGTCTCCGTGGGCGATGGTGGCGAGGCGCTGCACATGCGTGCCGAGGAGTTCGGAGAACATCTCCGTCTCCGCCTCGCAGAGCTGCGGAAACTGTTCGGCGACATGGGCGACCGGGCAGTGGTGCTGGCAGAGCTGTTCGCCGACCGGTGCGCTGCGCGCCGTAGCAGCGTACCCGTCGGCGGTCAACGCCTTCGCCAGAGCCTCGGTGCGCTGTTCGGGGGGCGCGGCGTCGATCGCCTGCCGGTACGTCTCGGCCTGGGCGGTGATCCTCGCCCGGGCGAACGCGACGACGGCCTCTTCGCCGTGGTGCTCGGTGATCCACCGCAGCGCTTCCGCGGCCAGCTTGTCGTACGACTGGTCGAAGGCGTCACGCCCGCAGTCGGTCAGCGCGAAGACCTTGGCGGGGCGACCGCGGGTCCTCGCGCCGTAGACCCGCTGTTCGCGGGGCTCGACCACGTTCTCATGGGCGAGGGCGTCCAGGTGCCTGCGGACGGCTGCCTGGGTGAGGCCGAGGCGCTTCGCGAGGTCGGCGACGGTGGACGGGCCGTGGTCCAGGATGGACCGCGCGACACGGTTGCGCGTCGAGCGCTCACCGGTCGCGAGTTCCTCCTGCGGAGCCTCGCCAACGTTTTTCACAACGCCATTGTTGCGTAATTCCTCAGAGCCTGACAACCCGCGTCCTGATCACCGGACGGTGCGCTGCATCACTTAGGCAAACCTAAGCTGACCTGCGGAAACGATCACCGATCGGGGAAATCGGTGGCGCTCCCCCGCCCGTTCCAGGAGACTCCCTCACCATGGCGACACCCCCTCCCACCGGCCCTTTGTGCACGCGCGACTCGATCGCGCGCGAGCTGCTCGCGCTCGGTGTGCGCCCCGGGGAGACCCTCCTCGCCCACACCTCGCTCAGCGCGCTCGGCTGGGTGAGCGGCGGCGCCGTCGCCCTCGTCCAGGCGCTCCTGGACGCCCTGGGCCCCGAGGGCACGCTGGTGGTCCCCGCCCATTCCGGCGACAACTCCGAACCCTCGGCGTGGCAGAACCCTCCCGTGCCCGAGGAGTGGTGGCCGGTGCTGCGCGCGTCGATGCCCGCGTACGACCCGCTGACCTCGCCCACGTACGGCGTCGGCATCGTCCCGGAGACCGTCCGCACCTGGCCGGGCGCCCTGCGCAGCGCCCACCCGCAGACCTCGTTCGCGGCGCTCGGCCCCGCCGCCGCCACGATCACCGCCGGGCACGCCCGCGACTGCCGCCTCGGCGAGCGCAGCCCCCTGGCCCGCCTGGAGAAGGCCGGTGCCCGCGTCCTCCTCCTCGGCGCGGGATATGACGCGTGCACCTCGTTCCACCTCGCCGAGTACCGCGTCCCCGGCCCGGAGGAGGAGAACTCCTTCGCCGCGATGACCTCCCGGGGCCGCGTCTGGAAGACCGTGCGGGAGCGCTCGATCAGCGAGGAGGGCTTCGCCGAGCTCGGCGCGGCGTTCGAGAAGGACTCGGAGGTCGTACGCGGCTTCGTCGGCGCCGCCGAGTCACGCCTCTTCCCGGTGGCGGACGCCGTGGCGTACGCGGAGCGGTGGCTGGCGACGAACCGCCCCGCGCATCCGGACCCCCAGGGCCGTCCCTAGACTGGCTCACCATGCGAAACGAGCCCGTCGTCCAGATCCGCGATCTGGTCAAGCGGTACGGCCCCAAGACCGCGGTGGACGGTCTCGACCTGACGGCGGGGGCCGGCATCACCGCCGTCCTCGGCCCCAACGGCGCGGGCAAGACCACCACAATCGAGACCTGCGAGGGCTACCGCAGGCCGGACTCCGGCTCCGTCCGCGTACTCGGCCTCGACCCGGTCCGCGAGGCGGCGGCCCTGCGGCCCCGCGTCGGCGTGATGCTCCAGTCCGGCGGCGTCTACTCCGGCGCCCGCGCCGACGAGATGCTCCGCCACGTGGCCAGGCTCCACGCCCACCCGCTGGACGTCGACGCGCTGATCGAGCGCCTCGGCCTCGGCAGCTGCGGCCGCACCACCTACCGGCGGCTCTCCGGCGGCCAGCAGCAGCGCCTGGCGCTCGCCATGGCCGTGGTCGGCAGGCCCGAGCTGGTCTTCCTCGACGAGCCGACCGCGGGCCTCGACCCGCAGGCCCGCCGGGCGACCTGGGAGCTCGTACGGGACCTGCGCCGCGACGGAGTCTCCGTCATCCTCACCACCCACCACATGGACGAGGCCGAGGAGCTCTCCGACGACGTCGCGATCGTCGACGCGGGCAAGGTCATCGCCCAGGGCAGCCCCGACGAGCTGTGCCGCGGCGGCGCCGAGAACACCCTGCGCTTCACCGGCCGCCCCGGCCTCGACGTCGGCTCGCTCCTCAAGGCCCTGCCCTCGGACTCCGCCGCCGCCGAACTCACCCCCGGCACCTACCGCGTCAGCGGCACGGTCGACCCGCAGCTGCTCGCCACGGTCACCTCGTGGTGCGCCCAGCACGGAGTCATGCCGGACCGCATCTCGGTCGAACGCCACACTCTGGAAGACGTCTTCCTGGAGCTCACGGGTAAGGAGCTGCGCGGATGAGCGCCGCCGGAACGTACACGCCGAAGCCGGGCGCCGCACCGCTCCCCCGCATGATCGCGGCGCAGGCGGCCCTGGAGACGAAGATGCTGCTGCGCAACGGCGAGCAGCTGCTCCTCACGGTCATCATCCCGACGCTCCTCCTCGTCCTGTTCAGCGCGGTCGACATCGTGACTGTGCCCACGGAAACTGCGGGCGGCAAGGGCGAGGCCGTGGACTTCCTCGCGCCGGGCATCCTCGCGCTCGCCGTGATGTCGACGGCGTTCACCGGGCAGGCCATCGCGACGGGCTTCGAGCGCCGGTACGGAGTGCTGAAGCGGCTCGGCGCGTCGCCGCTGCCGCGCTGGGGGCTGATGACGGCGAAGACACTGTCGGTGCTCGTCACCGAGGTCCTCCAGGTCGTGCTCGTCACGGTCATCGCGTTCGCGCTCGGCTGGTCGCCGCACGGCAACCCGTTCGCCGTCCTGCTGCTCCTGGTGATCGGCACGGCCGCGTTCTCCGGGCTCGGCCTGCTGATGGCGGGCACGCTCAAGGCGGAGGCGACGCTGGCCGCCGCGAACCTCGTCTTCCTGCTGCTGCTCATGGGCGGCGGCGTGATCGTCCCGCTCGACAAGTTCCCCGACGCGGCCCAGACGCTTCTCGGGCTGCTCCCCATCTCGGCGCTCTCGGACGGTCTGCGCGACGTCCTGCAGCACGGCGCGGGCATGCCGTGGGGGGATCTCGGGATCCTCGCGGTATGGGCGGTGCTGGGGCTCGGCGCGGCGGCGAAGTTCTTCCGCTGGGAGTGAGCGGCGGTGCGGGGCGAGCAGCGGGCGCCCGGCGTCATCGCGGTCACAGAAGCACCGCATACGTCCCCCTCGTGAAGCCGTGCACAAGCGGCCCCCTACGATGGGGCCCGTGCCAAACGTGACCCGAGCCGACATCGCTCAAGCCGTGCGGAACCCGCTCGCCTTCATCGCCGAGCGCTGGACCCCCACCCAGCGGACCGTCCAGCGGGCGGCCCTGATCTCCCTCGTCATGACGGTCCTCATCGTGGTGACGGGTGGCGCCGTCCGCCTGACCGGCTCGGGCCTCGGCTGCCCGACCTGGCCCAAGTGCACGGACGACTCGCTGACGGCCACCCACGAGATGGGCTTCCACGGAGTCATCGAGTTCGGCAACCGCCTGCTGACGTACGTGCTCTGCGCGGCCGTCGGCTGGGCCATCATCGCGGCCCGCTCGCAGAAGCCGATGCGGCGCAGCCTGACCCGGCTCGGCTGGGTGCAGTTCTGGCTGGTCATGGGCAACGCGGTGCTCGGCGGCATCGTCGTCCTCGTCGGCCTGAACCCGTACACCGTCGCGGCGCACTTCCTGCTCTCCTCCGCCCTGATCGCGGTCGCCGTCGTCATGTGGCAGCGGACACAGGA
This window encodes:
- a CDS encoding TetR/AcrR family transcriptional regulator, with amino-acid sequence MGRRYDPERRQRIIDAAIRVVGEKGIGGLSHRSVAAEADVPLGSTTYHFKTLDELLTAALRQCNEGFAKVVAASGVCEDPAADRAELACGLARVLGEWFAGERAGVELEYELYLAAVRRPALRPVAAEWCAGLTDVIERRTDPVTARALVALMDGISLQVLLTGGEYDEEYAREMLGRLLV
- a CDS encoding DMT family transporter, whose amino-acid sequence is MGYALLAAAIAAEVAGTTAMKYSEGFSRLVPSLITVAGYLLAFTLLAQTLKTLSVGTAYAIWAGIGTAAVAAIGMLFLGESANMVKIAGIALVIAGVVVLNLGGAH
- a CDS encoding metal-sulfur cluster assembly factor, whose protein sequence is MSENETLTTKPASEEEVREALYDVVDPELGIDVVNLGLIYGVHIDDANIATIDMTLTSAACPLTDVIEDQAKSATEGIVNELRINWVWMPPWGPDKITDDGREQLRALGFNV
- the sufU gene encoding Fe-S cluster assembly sulfur transfer protein SufU; the encoded protein is MKLDSMYQEVILDHYKHPHGRGLRDGDAEVHHVNPTCGDEITLRVKYDGSTIADVSYEGQGCSISQASASVLNDLLVGKELAQAQRIQEVFLELMQSKGKLEPDDAMEEVLEDAVAFAGVSKYPARVKCALLSWMAWKDATAQALGTDAADVAERKTA
- a CDS encoding cysteine desulfurase translates to MTQLPGLLDTEAIRKDFPILDRTIHDGKKLVYLDNAATSQTPRQVLDVLNEYYEQHNANVHRGVHVLAEEATALYEGARDKVAEFINAPSRDEVIFTKNASESLNLVANMLGWADEPYRVDHETEIVITEMEHHSNIVPWQLLSQRTGAKLKWFGLTDDGRLDLSNIEEVITEKTKIVSFVLVSNILGTHNPVEAIVRRAQEVGALVLIDASQAAPHMPLDVQALQADFVAFTGHKMCGPTGIGVLWGRQELLEDLPPFLGGGEMIETVSMNSSTYAPAPHKFEAGTPPVSQAVGLGAAVDYLSAIGMDKIAAHEQAITEYAVKRLLEVPDLRIIGPTTAEERGAAISFTLGDIHPHDVGQVLDEQGIAVRVGHHCARPVCLRYGIPATTRASFYLYSTPGEIDALVDGLEHVRNFFG
- the sufC gene encoding Fe-S cluster assembly ATPase SufC; amino-acid sequence: MATLEIKDLHVTVEADNATKEILKGVDLTVKQGETHAIMGPNGSGKSTLAYSVAGHPKYTITQGSVTLDGEDVLEMSVDERARAGMFLAMQYPVEVPGVSVSNFLRTSATAIRGEAPKLRTWVKEVKSAMEQLQMDPAFAERNVNEGFSGGEKKRHEILQMELLKPKIAILDETDSGLDVDALRQVSDGVNRVRETGEVGTLLITHYTRILRYIKPDFVHVFANGRIAESGGAELADKLEAEGYEAYTKGGASS
- a CDS encoding bifunctional 3-phenylpropionate/cinnamic acid dioxygenase ferredoxin subunit, encoding MSLDQARFVRACGLSELEEDTPKRVELDGTPVSVVHTEGEVYAIHDICSHANVSLSEGEVEDCQIECWLHGSSFDLRTGKPSGLPATRPVPVYPVKIEGDDVLVSLTQES
- the sufD gene encoding Fe-S cluster assembly protein SufD; translated protein: MAEAQNIPVGSTTAGSIAVAAESTVATRMSAPPSFDVADFPVPHGREEEWRFTPLERLRGLHDGTAVADGGIRVEVSAPEGVTQETVGRDDARVGKAGKPVDRVAAQAYSSFEKASVVTVPKDTVLTEPIRIAVHGEGGTAFAHQVIELGAFAEALVVIDHTGDAVLAANVDFVVGDGAKLTVVSVQDWDDTAVHVAQHNALVGRDASFKSVVVTFGGDLVRLHPRVNYAGTGGEAELFGLYVTDAGQHQEHRLLVDHNTPHCKSNVVYKGALQGDDAHAVWIGDVLIEAAAEGTDTYEMNRNLVLTDGARVDSVPNLEIETGEIVGAGHASATGRFDDEQLFYLQSRGIPEEEARRLVVRGFFAELVQQIGLPDVEERLIAKIEEELEATVA
- the sufB gene encoding Fe-S cluster assembly protein SufB, translating into MTLPTETAHPELEGLGNYEYGWADSDVAGASAKRGINEDVVRDISAKKNEPEWMTKLRLKGLRLFDKKPMPNWGSDLSGIDFDNIKYFVRSTEKQAESWEDLPEDIKNTYDKLGIPEAEKQRLVAGVAAQYESEVVYHQIREDLEEQGVIFLDTDTALKEHPELFKEYFGTVIPVGDNKFASLNSAVWSGGSFIYVPKGVHVEIPLQAYFRINTENMGQFERTLIIVDEDAYVHYVEGCTAPIYKSDSLHSAVVEIIVKKGGRCRYTTIQNWSNNVYNLVTKRAVAYEGATMEWIDGNIGSKVTMKYPAVYLMGEHAKGETLSIAFAGEGQHQDAGSKMVHMAPNTSSNIVSKSVARGGGRTSYRGLVEIGEGAAGSKSNVLCDALLVDTISRSDTYPYVDVREDDVSMGHEATVSKVSDDQLFYLMSRGMTEFEAMAMIVRGFVEPIAKELPMEYALELNRLIELQMEGSVG
- a CDS encoding helix-turn-helix transcriptional regulator; amino-acid sequence: MKNVGEAPQEELATGERSTRNRVARSILDHGPSTVADLAKRLGLTQAAVRRHLDALAHENVVEPREQRVYGARTRGRPAKVFALTDCGRDAFDQSYDKLAAEALRWITEHHGEEAVVAFARARITAQAETYRQAIDAAPPEQRTEALAKALTADGYAATARSAPVGEQLCQHHCPVAHVAEQFPQLCEAETEMFSELLGTHVQRLATIAHGDGVCTTFIPRSGGSGTITTRQATTPASASTAGRNPA
- a CDS encoding aminoglycoside N(3)-acetyltransferase, translated to MATPPPTGPLCTRDSIARELLALGVRPGETLLAHTSLSALGWVSGGAVALVQALLDALGPEGTLVVPAHSGDNSEPSAWQNPPVPEEWWPVLRASMPAYDPLTSPTYGVGIVPETVRTWPGALRSAHPQTSFAALGPAAATITAGHARDCRLGERSPLARLEKAGARVLLLGAGYDACTSFHLAEYRVPGPEEENSFAAMTSRGRVWKTVRERSISEEGFAELGAAFEKDSEVVRGFVGAAESRLFPVADAVAYAERWLATNRPAHPDPQGRP
- a CDS encoding ABC transporter ATP-binding protein, whose product is MRNEPVVQIRDLVKRYGPKTAVDGLDLTAGAGITAVLGPNGAGKTTTIETCEGYRRPDSGSVRVLGLDPVREAAALRPRVGVMLQSGGVYSGARADEMLRHVARLHAHPLDVDALIERLGLGSCGRTTYRRLSGGQQQRLALAMAVVGRPELVFLDEPTAGLDPQARRATWELVRDLRRDGVSVILTTHHMDEAEELSDDVAIVDAGKVIAQGSPDELCRGGAENTLRFTGRPGLDVGSLLKALPSDSAAAELTPGTYRVSGTVDPQLLATVTSWCAQHGVMPDRISVERHTLEDVFLELTGKELRG
- a CDS encoding ABC transporter permease → MSAAGTYTPKPGAAPLPRMIAAQAALETKMLLRNGEQLLLTVIIPTLLLVLFSAVDIVTVPTETAGGKGEAVDFLAPGILALAVMSTAFTGQAIATGFERRYGVLKRLGASPLPRWGLMTAKTLSVLVTEVLQVVLVTVIAFALGWSPHGNPFAVLLLLVIGTAAFSGLGLLMAGTLKAEATLAAANLVFLLLLMGGGVIVPLDKFPDAAQTLLGLLPISALSDGLRDVLQHGAGMPWGDLGILAVWAVLGLGAAAKFFRWE
- a CDS encoding COX15/CtaA family protein, whose amino-acid sequence is MGPVPNVTRADIAQAVRNPLAFIAERWTPTQRTVQRAALISLVMTVLIVVTGGAVRLTGSGLGCPTWPKCTDDSLTATHEMGFHGVIEFGNRLLTYVLCAAVGWAIIAARSQKPMRRSLTRLGWVQFWLVMGNAVLGGIVVLVGLNPYTVAAHFLLSSALIAVAVVMWQRTQEGDAEPRPLVGKAVAQLVWFLVAASVLLIAVGTVVTGAGPHAGDSSDVPRMGVDWEAVAKLHAVLAWIVVTLTFALWFVLKAVDAPPGPLTRTRQLFLILLSQGAIGYVQYFTDLPELLVGLHMLGSCVVWIAVMRVLLSLRERPLTTADLPAQADDSRLSAV